Genomic DNA from Pseudomonas fluorescens:
CGGTCACTCTTGCGGGTTTTTGGTCTTAGCAGGTAACGAGGGCCTGGAGCAGAAATTTAGCCCCCATCGCTGCGTCATCGACCGTCGCCCTAGCGCGTCGCGACCATGAACACCCGAGGAAACGGCAGCAGCACGGTGCCATCGTCCAGGGCGGGATAAGCCTGTTCGATCGCCTTGAGGTACTGCGCCAGATACTGCTCGCGTTGCGCCTCATCCAGCGGTTCGAGAAACGGGCGCAAGCCGCTGCCCTTGAACCACTCCACCACGCCTGCGGCGCCACCGGCCAAGGGGTGATGGTAGGTGGTGCGCCACACATCGACGCGGCTGCAGTGGGGCTTGAGAATCGCGTAATAGGTGCTGGCGTCCTCTACCTCGGTCCGTGAATCACCCGCCCCGGCCAGTTGACTGGCCCACGGGCCGTTGGCGGCGATTTCCCGCATCAGGCGGTGGGAGGGCTGGTGCAGGGTGTCGGGCATCTGGATCGCCAGGCTGCCACCGGGGGCGAGTTTGCCCACCAGCGAGGGTAGCAGGGTGGCGTGGTCGGGCAGCCATTGCAGCACGGCGTTGGCGAAGATCACGTCGAACGGCCCGGGTTCATCCCATTGGCTGATGTCGGCGGTGTCGAACGCCACGGCGGGCAGGCGTTTGCGTGCGGCCTCGACCATGTCGCTGGAACTGTCCAGGCCGCGCACCGTGGCACCGCTGAAATGTTCCACCAACAGTTCGGTGGAATTGCCCGGGCCACACCCCAGGTCGATCACCGAACGGGCCTGTGTGGGGGGAATGGCGGCGAGCAGGTCCCGGGACGGACGGGTGCGTTCCTGTTCGAAGGTGACGTATTGCTTGGCGGACCAGCCCATGGCGTTCTCCTGTGCGGCGCAGTGAGTCGAGGTGCCGCCAGTATAAGGTCGGGCGAAGACGATGTAGCGAACGTAACGGTTTTGACTAATTCTGTAGGTTACGATTTCGTTATCTTCCCTACACGACCGATCGGAGAAAACCGCAGTGACCCAACTGACCCTGCTGTGCCTGCCTTATTCCGGCGCCAGCGCGATGGTGTACAGCCGTTGGCGGCGCACATTGCCGCAGTGGCTGCATGTGCAACCGGTGGAACTGCCGGGGCGCGGGGCGCGCTTCGACGAGCCGCTGCACACCGACATGGGCCCGTTGGCGATGCAACTGGCGCGGGAGCTGTCCGCGACGCTCCAGGCCCCTTACGCCTTGTTCGGTCACAGCCTGGGCGCGCTGCTGGCCTGCGAAATCGCCCATGCCCTGCGTGAGCTCGGCTGCCCGGAGCCGGTGGCGCTGTTTGCGTCCGGCACCGCGGCACCGACGATGCGGGCCGACTACGACCGCGGTTTCGCCGAACCGAAAACCGACGCTGAACTGATCGAGCAACTGCGCACCCTCAACGGTACCAGCGAGGAAATATTGGCCAACGAAGAGCTGATGGCCCTGACCTTGCCGGTCCTGCGAGCCGACTTCCTGCTGTGCGGACGTTTCCAGCCGCGAATCCGACCGCCGCTCAACTGCCCGGTGCATGTGCTCGGTGGCGCCGCCGACAAGGCCACCACGGAGCAACTGATTGGCTGGCGCCGGGAAACCACGGGCAGCTTTTCGGTGGACATGCTGGCCGGTGGGCACTTCTTCATTCATGAGCACGAGGCCAAGGTGTTGCGGCTGATCAAGGATCAGTTGAGCGTGCATCATCGGCGGCATGGGTTGGCGATCAGCGCCTAATCCGCGAATTCACAAGCAACCTGCTTTTGTGGCGAGGGAGCTTGCTCCCGCTGGGTTGCGAAGCGACCCTCCCTGCCAGACCAGGCGCCCGTTCTTTCGAGGCTGGCAGATTTTGCGACTGCTGCGCAGCCGAGCGGGAGCAAGCTCCCTCGCCACGGTTACTCCTTCCCTCCTGATATCCATTCTCAAACGCTAATTTTTCCGGTCTGCATTCGTTTTATAGGGACGACTTGCCTTTGTGCCTTGTGCCCACTGATTCCGGATACCCCAGAAATGAATGCTGAAGACGCCTTGAAACTTGCTCGCCGGTTTATCGGGTTGCCCCTGGACAAGCGCCGGATGTTCCTCGCGGCGTTGGCCAAGGAGGGCGTGGAGTTCAGCGGTTTTCCTATCCCCCAGGGCGTCGAGGCCGAGGATCGCCAGGCGTTGTCCTATGCCCAGCAGCGCATGTGGTTCCTTTGGCAACTGGAGCCGGACAGTGGCGCTTACAACCTGCCCGGGGCGGTGCGGCTCAGCGGTGTGTTGAGCTTGCCGGCCCTGGAGCAAGCCTTCGCCAGTCTGGTGGCGCGGCATGAAACCCTGCGCACGGTGTTCCAGCGCCAGGCCGACGACCGTCTCCTGCAGGTGCCGGCCAGCGCGCCGCTGGTGATCGACCACGCGGACTTCAGTGCCATACCGGCCGACGAGCGCGAGCAGGCGGTTCGCCTGGCCGCCGAGGCCCAGTCGATGCGGCCCTTCGACCTGGCCTGCGGCCCGTTGCTGCGGGTCGAATTGCTCAAGCTCGATGAGCAGGAGCACGTGCTGCTGCTGACCCTGCACCACATCGTTTCCGATGGTTGGTCCATGAACGTGTTGATCGATGAGTTCATCCGTTTCTACGACGCCCATGAGGCGGGCGTTGCACCGCAGTTGGCCGACTTGCCGATCCAGTACAGCGACTACGCCCTGTGGCAACGCCGTTGGCTGGAGGCCGGCGAGCTGCAGCGGCAACTCGATTACTGGCAAGCGCAACTGGGCGACGAGCATCCGGTGTTGGAGCTGCCCCTCGACTACCCACGCCCGATGCTGCCGAGCTATCGCGGTCGTCGCCTGGAACAGGTGGTGGAGGCCGAGCTGGTCGAGCAACTGCGTGGCGTGGCCCGGCAACAGGGGGTGACCTTGTTCATGCTGTTGCTGGGTACCTTCAGTATCCTGCTGCACCGTTACACCGGACAAGACGACCTGCGGGTCGGGGTTCCGGTCGCCAACCGCAACCGCCAGGAAATCGAAGGGCTGATCGGTTTCTTCGTCAACACCCAGGTGTTGCGGGTGCAACTGGATGGCCAGGCCCGCCTTGGCGACCTGTTGCGTGACGTCAAGGAAACCGCCCTCGGCGCCCAGGCCCACCAGGACCTGCCCTTCGAGCGACTGGTCGAGGCGCTGAAGCTTGAGCGCAGCCTGAGCTACAACCCATTGTTCCAGGTGATGTACAACCACCAGCCGGAGGTGGCCGACGTCACCACGCTGAAAGTCGGCAGCGGTCTGGAGCTGGGCGTCATCGAATGGGAATCGCGCAGCACCCAGTTCGACTTGAGCCTGGACACCTACGAAAAGGGCGGCCAATTGCACGCGGCGTTCACCTACGCCAGTGACTTGTTCAACCCCGAAACCATCGAGCGCATGGCCCGGCACTGGACGCTGTTGTTGCGCAACATCGTCAACGACCCGCAGCAGCGTGTCGGTGAACTGGCGTTGTTGGCGCCGGCCGAGTATCGGCAGTTGGTCACCGAGTGGGCGCGCCACGACACGACCTGGCCGAGCGAGCGCCCGGTACACGAGCTGTTCGAGGCGCAAGCTGAACGCAGCCCGGACGTCATCGCCTTGATCTGCGACGGACAACGATTGACCTACGGCCAGCTCAACGCCCAATCCAATCGCCTGGCGCGCACGTTGGTGGCGGCGGGTGTCGGTCCTGATGTGCTGGTGGGCATTGCCGTCGACCGCAGCCTGGAACTGGTGGTCGCCATTCTTGCCGTGCTCAAGGCCGGTGGTGCGTACGTGCCGCTGGACCCTCAGTACCCGGTTGATCGCCTGCGGTTCATGATTCAAGACAGCGCCAGTCGCCTGCTCCTGACCCAAAGCCATTGGCTTGAACGCCTGCCTGTGCCCGAGGGCGTGCGTTGCTTGTGCCTGGATCAGAGCCCGTCTTGGGAAGACGCCGAGCCCGGCAATCTGCAACGCCAGGTGTGGGCCGACAGCCTGGCCTACGTCATGTTCACCTCCGGCTCGACCGGGCGCCCGAAAGGCGTCGGCATCAGCCACGGCGCGCTGAGCAAGCATGCGTTCGCCTCGCAGCACTATTACGGCTTGAGCAGTGCCGACTGCGTGCTGCAATTCGCCACGTTCAACTTCGATGCCTTTGGTGAGCAACTGTTCGGGCCGCTGACCTGCGGCGCCTCGGTGCTGCTGCGTGGCAACGAGGTGTGGGACAGCGAAACCCTGTACCGCCACATCGTCGAGCAGGGCATCACGGTCATGGACCTGACCACCGCCTACTGGAACATGATCGCCAAGGAGTTCGCCGCTGCCGGCCCGCGTGACTACGCGGCGCTGCGCCAGGTGCACAGCGGTGGCGAGGCGATGCCGCCCGAAGGCGTGCAGGCCTGGCGTCGGGCCGGGCTCGAGCGGGTCAAGCTGCTCAACACCTACGGCCCGACCGAAGCCACGGTCACCGCCACCACCCTTGATTGCAGCGACTACGTCTTCAATCGCCGGCCGCTGCCGCTGACCTTGCCCATTGGTCAACCGCTGCCAGGCCGGCATACCTATCTGCTCGATGGGCACCTCGAACCCACACCTGTGGGCGTGGTCGGCGAGTTGCTGATTGGCGGCGAGCTGCTGGCGCGCGGTTACTTCCAGCGTCCGGGTTTGACCGCCGAACGGTTCATTCCCGATCCGTTTTCCACCACCGGCGCGCGCCTGTATCGCACCGGCGACCTGACACGTTTCAACACCTTGGGCCAGATCGAATACGTCGGGCGCGTTGATCATCAAGTAAAGATCCGCGGTTTGCGCATCGAGCTGGGCGAAGTCGAAGCACGCCTGCTGGAATTGGACGCGGTAAACGCAGCCGTCGTGCTGGCGGTGCAGGGTGGCAGCAGCCTGCAACTGGTGGGCTACGTGGTGCCCCAGGATGCATCGCTGGTGTCGGCCTCGGCCGAGGTGCAGGGCGCGGCGCGGGACACCCTGAAGGCGCAGCTCAAGGAACACCTGCCGGATTACATGGTGCCCGCGCAATGGCTGTTCCTGGCGCAGTTGCCGCTGAGCCCCAACGGTAAGCTCGACCGCAAGGCCTTGCCTTCAGCCGATGCCAGCCAGTTGCAGCAAGCCTTCATCGCGCCCCGCAGTGAGCTGGAACGAGGCATCGCGGCCATCTGGCAAGACGTACTCAAGCTTGAGCAGGTCGGCCTGACCGACAACTTTTTCGAGCTGGGCGGCGACTCGATCATCTCGATCCAGGTGGTCAGCCGTTCGCGACAGGCGGGGATCCATTTCACCCCCCGTGACCTGTTCCAGCATCAAACCGTACAAGGCCTGGCGAGTGTCGCGCAGCAGGGCGGCAGTGGCCTGCAGATCGATCAAGGACCGGTCAGCGGCGAGCTGTCGTTGCTGCCTATCCAGCAGGTGTTTTTCGAGGACGTCATTGCCCAGCGTCACCACTGGAACCAGGCTGTCCTGTTGCGCAGCCACCTGCCGTTGCAGGCGCCAGCGCTGATGCAGGCCCTCAACGCCTTGGTGGCGCATCACGATGCCTTGCGTTCGCGCTTCACCGAAACCCCGACGGGCTGGCGTGCCGACGTGGCGCCAGTGGCGATCGACCCCGAGCTGCTGTGGACCGCAGACAACCTGAGCGCCGCTGAGCTGCAAGACCTCTGTGCCAAGGCCCAGCGCAGCCTCGACCTGCAAAAGGGCCCGCTGCTGCGTGGGGTACTGGCGAACATGGCCGATGGCAGCCAGCGTCTGTTACTGGCCGTGCACCACCTGGCCGTGGACGGCGTGTCGTGGCGCATCCTGCTGGAAGACCTGCAACGGGCTTATCAACAGGCCAGTGCCGGAGCCACCCTCCGGTTGCCGGCCAAGACCAGCGCCTACAAGGCCTGGGGCGAACATCTGCAGGCCTACGCGAGCACTGAAACGCTGCGCGCCGAATTGACCTTCTGGCAGCAACAACTGCAAGGCGCCGTGGTGGATCTGCCCTGGGACAACCCCCAAGGCAGCCGGCAAAGCCGATACGCAAAAGTGCTGCACAGCCGACTCGACAAAACCCTCACCCAGCAACTGCTGCAACAGGCCCCCGCGGCGTATCGCACCCAGGTCAACGACCTGCTGCTGACCGCCCTGGCGCGGGTGATCTGCCGCTGGACCGGGCATGCCGACACACTGATCCAACTGGAAGGCCATGGCCGCGAAGAGCTGTTCAGCGACGTCGATCTGACCCGCACGGTCGGCTGGTTCACCAGCCTGTTCCCGGTGCGGCTGACTCCTGCCGATAGCGTGGGCGCCGCGATCAAGCAGATCAAGGAGCAGTTGCGGGCGATCCCGAACAAGGGCATAGGTTTTGGTGTGCTGCGCTACCTGGGCGACGACGCGGCACAAGCCTGTCTCAAGGCCTTGCCATTGCCGTGCATCACCTTCAATTACCTCGGTCAGTTCGACGGCAGTTTCGATGCCAGCGAGGGTGCGCTGTTCAGCCCGGCGGGCGAAAGCGCCGGGCTCGAGCAGAGCCTCGATGCGCCGCTGGACAACGGGCTGGGCATCGAGGGCCAGGTCTACGACGGCGAGCTCGACTTGCGTTGGACGTTCAGCAGTGAGCAATTCAACGAGGCGACCATCGCCCGTCTGGCCGATGACTATGCCCGCGAACTGGAAGCGCTGATCGACCATTGTTGCCTGGCCGATGCCATGGGCGTCACGCCGTCGGATTTCCCGCTGGCGCGTATCACCCAGGCGCAGTTGGACGCGATCCCAGTGCCGGCTGCCGCTATCGAGGACATCTACCCGCTGTCGCCGATGCAGCAAGGCATGCTGTTCCACACCTTGTACGAGCAGGGCACCGGCACCTACATCAACCAACTATGCGTGGATGTCGATGGCCTCGACCCCGAGCGTTTCCGTGCCGCATGGCAGGCGACCCTGGACGCCCACGAGATCTTGCGCAGCGGCTTCATCTGGCAGGGTGAGTTGCAGGAGCAGTTGCAGATCATCCATCGCCGCCTGGCGCTGCCTTACACCCTGCTCGATTGGCGCGGGCGCAATGATGTTGCCCAGGCCCTCAAGGATTTCACCGCCGCCGACCTGGCCAAGGGGTTCGACCTGACTCAGGCCGGACTGCTGCGGGTCACGCTGATTCAGTTGAGCGATGAGCGTCATCACCTGATTTTCACCAACCATCACATTCTGATGGACGGCTGGAGTAGCGCGCAGATGCTTGGCGAAGTGCTGCAACGCTACGCCGGTCAACAGCCGCCGCGTCCGGTCAGCCGCTATGCCGATTACATCCAATGGTTGCAGCGCCAGGACACGGCCCTCAGCGAAACGTTCTGGCTGGGGCAACTGGCCGATCTCCAGGAGCCGACGCTGCTGGCGAACGCCGCCGCGGCGAGTGCTGAAGTGCGCAGCGAAAGCGCTCACGCGCTCAGGCATTACACGCTGGATGCGCCGCGCACGGGCCGTCTCAACGCATTCGCCCGCCAGCAGAAAGTCACGGTCAACACCTTGGTGCAAGCGGCGTGGTTGCTGCTGTTGCAGCGTTATACCGGCAGCGATTGCGTGGCGTTCGGCACCACCGTGGCCGGGCGACCGGCAGAACTGGTTGGCATCGAGCAACAGGTCGGCCTGTTCATCAACACCTTGCCGGTGATCGCAGGCTCGCGTCCGGACCAGACGGTCGCCGCCTGGTTGGCTGCCGTGCAGGCCCGGAACCTGAGCCTGCGCGAGTTCGAGCACACGCCGCTGGCAAACATCCAGCGCTGGGCCGGGCAGGGCGGGGGAGCGCTGTTCGACAGCCTGCTGGTGTTCGAAAACTTCCCGATCTCCGCGGCGTTGCAACGTGGCACCGCCCAAGGCGTGGTGTTCGGAGAGGTCGCCAACCAGGATCAGACGCACTACCCGCTGACCCTGGGCGTGACCTTGGGCGAGACGCTGGCGCTGCACATGAGTTTTGACCAGGCGCATTTCAGCGTCGCGACCATCGAGCGCTTGAGTGCGCAATTGCTGCACCTGCTGGAACGGTTTGCCGAATCCGCCGAGCGTCGCCTCGGCGAGATCGCCCTGGCCAGCGCTGAGGAACACCAGGCGCAACAGGCTGCCAACCACCCGCAACCGTACCCGACCGACATCGCCGTGCATCAACGCATCGCCCATCTGGCGGCGCTGAAACCGCACAGCACCGCGGTGATCTTCGATGGACAACGTTTCAGCTACGGCGACATCGACCGTCGGGCCAACCAATTGGCTCATGCACTGGTCGCCCGTGGCGTGGGCCCGGAAACCCGCGTCGGCGTCGCCCTACCGCGCAGCGAGGGGGTGATCGTCGCGCTGCTGGCGGTGCTCAAGGCCGGCGCTGCCTACGTGCCGCTGGACACCAGTTACCCCCGTGAACGCCTGGCGTACCTGATCGAGGATTCGGGGCTGGCGCTGTTGCTCACTGATTCCCGGGTGTCGGAGCAACTTCCCCTGGAAGCCGCCGCCCAGGTGCTGGAACTCGATCGCCTGGACCTGAGCCTGCAACCGGCGGATGCACCGTCGATCACCGTCGATCCACAGAACCTCGCCTACGTGATCTACACCTCCGGTTCCACCGGCAACCCCAAGGGCGTGAGCGTGGCCCATGGTCCGCTGGCGATGCACTGCCAGGCCATCGGCGAACGTTATGAAATGCAGAGCAGCGATTGCGAATTCCATTTCATGTCCTTCGCCTTCGACGGTGCCCATGAGCGCTGGCTCACCAGCCTGACCCATGGTGCCTCGCTGCTGATTCGTGACGACAGTCTGTGGACCCCGGAGCAGACCTATAACGCGATGCGCGAGCACGGCGTGACGGTGGTGGCGTTCCCGCCGGTGTACCTGCAACAACTGGCCGAACACGCCGAGCGCGAGGGCAACCCGCCCAAGGTGCGCATCTATTGCTTCGGCGGTGATGCGGTGCCCAACGCCAGTTTCGAACGGGTCAAGCGCGCCCTTGATCCGGACTTCATCATCAATGGCTACGGCCCGACCGAAACCGTGGTCACGCCGCTGATCTGGAAGGCCGGCCGTGACGTGACGTGCGGCGCCGCGTATGCGCCCATCGGCAGCCGCATCGGCGACCGCAGCGCCTACGTGCTGGATGCTGACTTGAACCTGCTGCCCCAAGGCATGGCCGGCGAGTTGTACCTGGGCGGCAGCGGCCTGGCCCGGGGCTACCTGAACCGCCCGGGGCTGACGGCCGAGCGGTTTGTCGCTGATCCATTCAGTGCTGAAGGCGGCTTGCTGTATCGCACGGGCGACCTGGTGCGCCAACGCGCCGACGGCACCTTCGATTACCTGGACCGTATCGACAACCAAGTGAAGATCCGCGGTTTCCGCATCGAACTGGGCGAAGTCGAGGCCAGCCTGCAAGCCCTGGATGGCGTGCGCGAAACGGTCGTCGTGGCTCAAGAAGGCCCGGCTGGTAGCGGCAAGCGCCTGGTGGCCTATGCGGTGGCCGATGAACCCGTGCGCAAGGATTTCGCCGAGCACCTGCGCGAACAGCTCAAGGCGACCCTTCCGGCGCACATGGTCCCGGCCTATCTGCTGCTGCTTGAACGCTTGCCGCTGACCCCCAACGGCAAGCTTGACCGCAAGAACCTGCCCAAGCCCGACGTCAGCCAGTTGCAGCAAAACTACATGGCCCCACGCAGCCCGTTGGAGCAGCAATTGGCCGCCATCTGGCAGGACGTGCTCAAGCTCGGGCAAGTCGGCCTGCAGGACAATTTCTTCGAATTGGGTGGCGATTCCATCGTCTCGATCCAGGTGGTCAGTCGCGCCCGCCAGGTCGGTATCCAATTCACGCCGAAGGATCTGTTCCAGCACCAGACCATCGAGGCCCTGGCCGCCGTGGTCCAGACCGGCGCACCGCTGCAACCGATCGACCAGCAACCCGTGACCGGCGAAACCGCACTGCTGCCGATCCATCAATGGTTCTTCGCCCAACCGATCCCCGACCGCCATCACTGGAACCAATCGGTGATGCTCAAGCCGACGCAGGCGCTGGATGCACAGGCGCTGGAGCAGGCCTTGGGCGCGCTGATCGAGCACCACGACAGCTTGCGCCTGGACTTTATCGAGCAGGGCGAAGGCTGGACCGCGCGTTACCGTGACGTCGAGGCGCAGGCCGCTGGCACGCTGCTGTGGCAGGCCGACGTCGCCGATCTTGCTGAGCTGGAAGTGCTGGGCAACCAGGCCCAGCGCAGCCTGCAACTGGACGGCGGCCCGCTGCTGCGCGCACTGCTGGCGAACCTCGCCGATGGCACGCAGCGGTTGTTGCTGATCGTGCATCACCTGGTGGTGGACGGGGTGTCCTGGCGGATTCTGTTCGAAGACCTGCAAAGCGCTTATCGGCAGATGCTCGCGGGCACGGCGGTGCAACTGCCGGCCAAGACCAGTGCGGTCCAAGCCTGGACCGCCGCGTTGCAGGACTACGCGGCCAGCGCACCCTTGCAGGCCGAACTGGGCTTTTGGCAGCAACAGTTGCAAGGCGCTTCGGTGGGGTTGCCGTGGGACAATCCCCAGGGCGGGCAGCAACACAGCCAAGCCGTGACGATCCGCTCGGCACTGGATAAAACCCTCACCCGGCAACTGTTGCAGCAGGCCCCGGCGGCCTACCGCACCCAGGTCAACGACCTGCTGCTGACCGCACTGGCGCGGGTGATGGTGCGCTGGACCGGCGACGACAGCGTGTGGGTGCAACTCGAAGGCCACGGCCGCGAAGAGTTGTTCGCCCACGTCGACCTGACTCGTACCGTCGGCTGGTTCACCAGCCTGTTCCCCGCGAAGCTGACCCCGGCTGCCGATCTCGGCGCCTCGCTGAAGCAGATCAAGGAGCAACTGCGCGCCATCCCCAACAAAGGCATTGGCTTCGGCGCCTTGGCGCACCTGGGCGATGACTCTGCGCGCCAAACCCTGCAAGCCTTGCCGAAACCGCAACTGACCTTCAACTACCTCGGCCAGTTTGACGGCAGCTTCGATGGGGCCGACGAGGCCTTGTTCGTGCCGACCACCGAGCGCGGCGGCGAAGAAGTGAACCTGCAAGGCCCGCTGGGCAGCCCGCTGGCCCTCGACGGCCAAGTGTTCGGCGGCGAGCTGGACTTGAGCTGGACCTTCAGCGGCGACAGGTTCGACGCCGCGACCATCCAGCGCCTGGCCGATGACTATGTACAGGAACTCACCGCGCTCATCGCCCATTGCTGCGACGACAACAGCCGTGGCGTGACGCCGTCGGATTTCCCCTTGGCGCGGCTGACCCAGGCGCAACTCGACACCCTGGTCCAACACCCCCAGGCCATCGACGACATCTACCCGCTGTCACCGATGCAGCAGGGCATGCTGTTTCATACCGTGCTCGAGCAGGGCAGTGGCGACTACATCAACCAGATGCGCCTCGACGTCGAGGGCATCGACCCACAGCGTTTCCGCGCCGCCTGGCAAGCCGTGGTCGATGCCCATGACATCCTGCGCAGCGGCTTCTTCTGGCAGGGCGACCTGGCGCAGCCGGTGCAGATCGTGCAGCGTCAGGTCGAGGTGCCGTTCCGTGTGCTCGACTGGAGCGGGCGCACTGATATTGATGATGCCCTGCAAACCCTCGCCGACGCAGAACGTGCCCAAGGCGTGGACCTGACCCGGGCGCCGCTGATGCGCCTGGTGCTGGTGCGCACCGCCTCCGACCGTCATCACCTGATCTACACCAACCATCACATCCTGATGGACGGCTGGAGCAGCGCGCAGTTGCTCGGCGAAGTCTTGCAGCATTACCGGGGTGACAGCGTGGCCCGTCCGGCCGGTCGTTATCGCGATTACATTGCCTGGCTGCAACGCCAGGACGAGGCCGCCAGCGAAGCGTTCTGGACGCCTGCGCTGCGACGCCTGGAGACCCCGACGCGCCTGGCCGACGTCATGGCGAAGCCGGCCCAGGCCCAGGCCGGTCATGGCGATCATGTCCAGGTGCTGGACGAAGCGCTGACCCGACGCCTGGAGGCCTTTGCCCGCGCCTCGAAAGTCACCGTCAACACCTTGGTGCAGGCGGCATGGTTGCTGCTGTTGCAGCGTTACACCGGTCGAGACACGGTGGCCTTCGGTGCGACGGTCGCCGGCCGCCCGGCGGATGTTCCCGGCATCGAGCAGCAGATCGGCCTGTTCATCAACACCTTGCCGGTGATCGCCAGCCCGCGGGCCGAGCAGTCCCTGGACAGTTGGTTGCAAACGGTGCAAGGGCAGAACCTGGCGCTGCGGGAGTTCGAGCACACCGCGTTGCTGGACATCCAGCGCTGGGCCGGGCAGGGCGGTGAAACGCTGTTCGACAGCCTGCTGGTGTTCGAGAACTACCCGATTGCCCAAGCCTTGGAGCAAGGCGCGCCGGACGGCCTGCGCTTCGGCCCGGTGGCCACCCAGGAGCAGACCAACTACCCGCTGACGCTGTTGGTGGGCCTCGATCGGCAGCTGTCAGTGCACATGAGCTACCAGCGGGCCAGTTTTGAGCCCGCCAGCGTGGCACGGCTGGCGGCGCACCTGGCTCAACTGTTGGGGCAGATGACCGCCCATGGCGAGCGCTGCCTGGGTGAACTGTCGATGCTTGAGTTCGATGAGCATCAGCGTCTGACCCATGACTGGAACCCGATGGACGCCCCGTTCGA
This window encodes:
- the tam gene encoding trans-aconitate 2-methyltransferase, with the translated sequence MGWSAKQYVTFEQERTRPSRDLLAAIPPTQARSVIDLGCGPGNSTELLVEHFSGATVRGLDSSSDMVEAARKRLPAVAFDTADISQWDEPGPFDVIFANAVLQWLPDHATLLPSLVGKLAPGGSLAIQMPDTLHQPSHRLMREIAANGPWASQLAGAGDSRTEVEDASTYYAILKPHCSRVDVWRTTYHHPLAGGAAGVVEWFKGSGLRPFLEPLDEAQREQYLAQYLKAIEQAYPALDDGTVLLPFPRVFMVATR
- a CDS encoding thioesterase II family protein, coding for MTQLTLLCLPYSGASAMVYSRWRRTLPQWLHVQPVELPGRGARFDEPLHTDMGPLAMQLARELSATLQAPYALFGHSLGALLACEIAHALRELGCPEPVALFASGTAAPTMRADYDRGFAEPKTDAELIEQLRTLNGTSEEILANEELMALTLPVLRADFLLCGRFQPRIRPPLNCPVHVLGGAADKATTEQLIGWRRETTGSFSVDMLAGGHFFIHEHEAKVLRLIKDQLSVHHRRHGLAISA